A genome region from Candidatus Polarisedimenticolia bacterium includes the following:
- a CDS encoding response regulator transcription factor, translating to MPRVLIVEDDDSMVAALKDGFEYEAYTVSLARDGAAGLRMASEVAPDLIILDVMLPKMSGLDVCREIRKEGNTVPIIMLTARGQEIDKVLGLKLGADDYVTKPFGFLELMARVEAVLRRAAGRTTQVESFEFGRVKADFKRGEVRRNGKLLDLSAREIRLLQYFIEHRGEVVSRDQLLDAVWDYDSAPLTRTVDMHVAKLRKKIEDRASQPRYLVTVHGQGYKFNG from the coding sequence ATGCCCAGGGTCCTGATCGTCGAGGACGACGACTCGATGGTGGCCGCGCTCAAGGACGGCTTCGAGTACGAGGCGTACACGGTGTCGCTGGCGCGCGACGGGGCGGCCGGGCTGCGGATGGCCTCCGAGGTCGCACCGGACCTGATCATCCTGGACGTCATGCTGCCCAAGATGAGCGGGCTCGACGTCTGCCGCGAGATCCGCAAGGAAGGGAACACCGTCCCGATCATCATGCTGACGGCGCGCGGGCAGGAGATCGACAAGGTCCTGGGGCTGAAGCTGGGCGCCGACGACTACGTCACCAAGCCGTTCGGGTTCCTCGAGCTGATGGCGCGCGTCGAGGCGGTGCTGCGCCGCGCCGCGGGGAGGACCACCCAGGTCGAGTCGTTCGAATTCGGACGGGTCAAGGCCGACTTCAAGCGCGGCGAAGTGCGACGCAACGGCAAGCTTCTCGACCTGTCGGCCCGCGAGATCAGGCTCCTGCAATACTTCATCGAGCACCGGGGGGAGGTCGTGTCCCGTGACCAGCTCCTGGACGCCGTGTGGGATTACGACTCCGCCCCCCTGACCCGCACCGTCGACATGCACGTCGCCAAGCTGCGCAAGAAGATCGAGGACCGCGCGTCGCAGCCGCGCTACCTCGTCACGGTACACGGGCAGGGCTACAAGTTCAACGGGTGA
- the leuC gene encoding 3-isopropylmalate dehydratase large subunit, translating into MPRTLFDKVWDAHLVRPETVDTPAVLYIDLHLVHEVTSPQAFAMLRESGRRVRRPERTVATMDHSTPTTPRGADGRIPVTDRDAAAQIDQLETNCRDFGITLHALGSDRQGIVHVIGPELGLTQPGMTIVCGDSHTSTHGAFGALAFGIGTTEVAHVLMTQCLLQTRPSTLAIRVGGRLHPGVTAKDLILGIIARIGVGGGTGHVIEYGGPAIRALSMDERMTVCNMSIEAGARAGMIAPDDTTFEYLAGRPHAPQGEAWERALAAWRRLPTDDGAAHDREVTIDASRLEPMITYGTNPGMAAPIRGEVPPSDGEASIERALHYMGLRPGQRLLGHPIDVVFIGSCTNARLSDLRQAAALLRGRKIAATVRLLVVPGSQLVKRQAEAEGLDRVFREAGGEWREAGCSMCIAMNGDQILPGQYAVSTSNRNFEGRQGQGGRTFLASPLTAAASAVAGRIADAREMMG; encoded by the coding sequence ATGCCCCGCACCCTGTTCGACAAGGTCTGGGACGCCCACCTGGTGCGCCCCGAAACGGTCGACACCCCCGCCGTCCTCTACATCGACCTGCACCTCGTCCACGAGGTGACCTCGCCGCAGGCCTTCGCGATGCTGCGCGAGAGCGGGCGAAGGGTCCGGCGGCCGGAGCGGACGGTGGCGACGATGGACCACTCGACGCCGACGACCCCGCGCGGCGCGGACGGGCGGATCCCGGTGACCGACCGGGACGCGGCGGCCCAGATAGACCAGCTCGAGACGAACTGCCGGGACTTCGGCATCACGCTGCACGCCCTGGGGAGCGATCGGCAGGGGATCGTGCACGTCATCGGGCCGGAGCTGGGGCTGACGCAGCCGGGGATGACGATCGTCTGCGGCGACAGCCACACGTCGACGCATGGCGCGTTCGGGGCGCTGGCGTTCGGGATCGGCACGACCGAAGTCGCGCACGTCCTGATGACGCAGTGCCTGTTGCAGACCCGGCCGTCGACCCTCGCGATCCGGGTCGGGGGGCGGCTCCATCCCGGGGTGACGGCCAAGGACCTCATCCTGGGGATCATCGCCCGGATCGGCGTCGGCGGAGGGACGGGGCACGTGATCGAGTACGGGGGGCCGGCGATCCGGGCGCTGTCGATGGACGAGCGGATGACGGTGTGCAACATGTCGATCGAAGCGGGGGCGCGAGCCGGGATGATCGCCCCGGATGACACGACCTTCGAGTACCTCGCGGGACGCCCGCATGCGCCCCAGGGCGAGGCGTGGGAGCGGGCGCTCGCGGCCTGGCGGCGCCTGCCGACGGACGACGGGGCGGCGCACGATCGCGAGGTCACGATCGATGCGTCGCGGCTCGAGCCGATGATCACCTACGGCACCAACCCGGGGATGGCGGCGCCGATCCGCGGCGAGGTGCCGCCGTCCGACGGCGAGGCGTCGATCGAGCGGGCGCTGCACTACATGGGGCTCCGCCCCGGGCAGCGCCTGCTGGGACATCCGATCGACGTCGTGTTCATCGGCTCCTGCACCAACGCCCGGCTGAGCGACCTGCGCCAGGCCGCGGCGCTCCTGCGCGGCCGGAAGATCGCCGCCACCGTGCGCCTGCTCGTCGTGCCGGGCTCGCAACTGGTCAAGCGGCAGGCGGAGGCGGAGGGCCTCGACCGCGTGTTTCGCGAAGCGGGGGGGGAGTGGCGCGAGGCCGGCTGCTCGATGTGCATCGCGATGAACGGCGATCAGATCCTGCCGGGGCAGTACGCCGTCAGCACCAGCAACCGCAACTTCGAGGGCCGGCAGGGACAAGGCGGGCGGACCTTCCTCGCGAGCCCGCTCACCGCCGCGGCCAGCGCCGTCGCCGGCAGGATCGCCGACGCGCGGGAAATGATGGGATGA
- the leuD gene encoding 3-isopropylmalate dehydratase small subunit, with product MIRAITSTYLVLPIDNIDTDIIIPARFLKVTGKAGLGRHLFANWRYAGDGSPRPDFVLNRPDAAAARVLVAGDNFGCGSSREHAPWALADFGFRAVVSTSFASIFRNNCLKNGLLPIAVGPAFHRKLVEAAGGGTVTIDLEARTVTLADGTSATFPIEPFPRYCLLNGLDELSFLLQQEGAIAAFERGGAAGS from the coding sequence ATGATCCGCGCCATCACGTCGACCTACCTGGTCCTGCCGATCGACAACATCGACACGGACATCATCATCCCGGCTCGTTTCCTGAAGGTCACCGGGAAGGCCGGCCTCGGCCGGCACCTGTTCGCCAACTGGCGCTATGCCGGGGACGGCTCGCCGCGTCCGGATTTTGTCCTGAACCGCCCCGACGCCGCGGCGGCGCGGGTGCTCGTGGCGGGGGACAATTTCGGATGCGGGTCGTCGCGCGAGCACGCCCCCTGGGCGCTCGCCGATTTCGGCTTCCGCGCTGTGGTCAGCACCTCGTTCGCGTCGATCTTCCGGAACAACTGCCTGAAGAACGGACTGCTGCCGATCGCCGTCGGGCCGGCGTTCCACCGGAAGCTGGTCGAGGCGGCGGGCGGCGGAACGGTGACCATCGACCTGGAGGCCCGCACCGTCACCCTGGCCGACGGGACGAGCGCGACCTTCCCGATCGAGCCGTTCCCGCGCTATTGCCTGCTCAACGGCCTCGACGAGCTGAGCTTCCTCCTGCAGCAGGAGGGGGCGATCGCGGCCTTCGAACGGGGCGGCGCGGCGGGGAGCTGA
- a CDS encoding EAL domain-containing protein encodes MGPMPTGTPSDRGPWRRLAPSRLTLHSRTLAYGGLGFAFGLTLTLVGYLVDYYALYKTLPEAIGLAMIQGLHRVTPVHFFTDLFAPILAAMGAAAGHLHDRLRYHSNHLEEIVASRTEALRRSQERYEIAARGSNDGLWDWDLVTGRIYYSPRWKRGLGHDEAAVDDSPAAWLDRVHPDDRPGLEARIQSHLAGGTEHLVAEYRVRHADGSYRWMLSRGIAVRDEATGKPYRFAGSQTDVDERKKMEEQLMHLALHDPLTDLPNRTLFFDRLSHSFNRARKRRKDESLAIIFVDIDRFKNINDSLGHLVGDRVLKEVATRFRACIERVIGSQGGEDEDRGPLPRAGRDWTVARMGGDEFTVLLQGVESLREATEAVRELEQEFRKPVTIEGRELYVTLSTGIVLGPGEYERPEDLLRDADTAMYRAKAHGRARCEIFDERMLARAQEQLRLETDLHLAVEREEFHVVFQPIMELATDRLTGFEALLRWRHPERGLIPPTKFIPLAEETGLIVPLGSWMFTEACRRLRHWQDLDPRFQGLTLATNLSLRQIYSPALEEEITTLVEEAGLDPALLHFEITENTLIEHPRQVTKMLLRLKRRGFKVAIDDFGTGYSSLAALQSLPVDLLKIDQVFVSRMCETGKAREIVATIVGLARALGHEAIAEGIETAAQIKELRRMRCTFGQGHIYSPALEGDSVETEVLARYYPDLPKSGRREAGLRRAR; translated from the coding sequence ATGGGTCCGATGCCGACCGGCACGCCGTCTGACCGGGGGCCGTGGCGCAGGCTGGCACCCTCCCGTCTCACTCTGCATTCCCGCACTCTCGCCTACGGCGGCCTGGGCTTCGCTTTCGGACTGACCCTGACCCTGGTCGGCTACCTCGTCGACTACTACGCCCTCTACAAGACGCTGCCCGAGGCGATCGGCTTGGCCATGATCCAGGGGCTCCACCGGGTGACGCCGGTGCATTTCTTCACGGACCTTTTCGCCCCGATCCTGGCGGCCATGGGGGCCGCGGCGGGCCACCTCCATGATCGGCTCAGGTACCACTCCAACCATCTCGAAGAGATCGTCGCCTCGCGCACCGAGGCCCTCAGACGCAGCCAGGAGCGCTACGAGATCGCCGCCCGCGGGTCCAACGACGGGCTCTGGGACTGGGACCTCGTGACCGGCAGGATCTACTATTCCCCGCGCTGGAAGCGGGGGCTGGGCCACGATGAGGCGGCGGTGGACGACAGCCCGGCGGCGTGGCTCGATCGCGTCCACCCCGACGATCGCCCCGGGCTCGAGGCGCGCATCCAGAGCCACCTGGCCGGAGGCACGGAGCACCTCGTGGCGGAATACCGCGTCCGCCACGCCGACGGGTCCTATCGCTGGATGCTGTCGCGCGGCATCGCGGTCCGCGACGAGGCCACCGGGAAGCCCTATCGCTTCGCGGGATCCCAGACCGACGTGGACGAACGGAAGAAGATGGAGGAGCAGCTGATGCACCTGGCCCTCCACGACCCGCTGACCGATCTGCCGAACCGCACGCTGTTCTTCGACCGCCTGTCGCATTCCTTCAATCGGGCGCGCAAGCGCCGGAAGGACGAGAGCCTGGCGATCATCTTCGTGGACATCGACCGGTTCAAGAACATCAACGACAGCCTGGGCCATCTGGTCGGCGATCGCGTCCTCAAGGAGGTCGCGACCCGATTCCGGGCGTGCATCGAGCGCGTCATCGGCTCGCAGGGTGGAGAGGACGAAGACCGGGGGCCGCTCCCTCGCGCCGGCCGGGACTGGACGGTGGCCCGGATGGGGGGGGACGAGTTCACCGTGCTCCTGCAGGGCGTCGAGTCGCTCCGCGAGGCGACGGAGGCGGTGCGCGAGCTCGAGCAGGAATTCAGGAAGCCCGTCACGATCGAAGGGCGCGAGCTCTACGTGACGCTGAGCACCGGGATCGTGCTGGGTCCGGGAGAGTACGAGCGTCCCGAAGACCTGCTGCGGGACGCCGATACGGCCATGTACCGCGCCAAGGCCCACGGCCGCGCGCGCTGCGAGATCTTCGACGAGCGGATGCTGGCGCGGGCGCAGGAGCAGCTCCGGCTCGAGACGGATCTCCACCTGGCCGTGGAGCGCGAGGAGTTCCACGTCGTCTTCCAGCCGATCATGGAGCTCGCCACCGACCGGCTCACCGGTTTCGAGGCGCTGCTGCGGTGGCGGCACCCCGAGAGAGGGCTGATCCCACCGACCAAGTTCATCCCGCTCGCCGAAGAGACCGGGCTCATCGTGCCGCTGGGGAGCTGGATGTTCACCGAGGCCTGCCGGAGACTGCGGCACTGGCAGGACCTCGATCCCCGATTCCAGGGACTGACTCTGGCGACGAACCTGTCGCTACGGCAGATCTACAGCCCCGCCCTCGAAGAAGAGATCACCACGCTGGTGGAGGAGGCCGGCCTGGACCCCGCTCTCCTCCATTTCGAGATCACCGAGAACACCCTCATCGAGCATCCCCGGCAGGTGACCAAGATGCTCCTGCGCCTGAAGAGACGGGGCTTCAAGGTGGCGATCGACGATTTCGGGACGGGCTACTCGTCCCTGGCCGCCCTGCAGAGCCTCCCCGTCGATCTATTGAAGATCGACCAGGTCTTCGTCAGCCGGATGTGCGAGACGGGCAAGGCGCGCGAGATCGTGGCGACGATCGTCGGACTCGCCCGGGCGCTCGGCCACGAGGCCATCGCCGAAGGGATCGAAACCGCGGCGCAGATCAAGGAGCTCCGCCGGATGCGCTGCACCTTCGGCCAGGGGCACATCTATTCGCCCGCGCTCGAAGGGGACTCGGTCGAGACCGAGGTCCTGGCCCGCTACTACCCCGACCTCCCGAAGTCCGGCAGGCGCGAGGCCGGCCTGCGCCGGGCCCGCTGA
- a CDS encoding CUAEP/CCAEP-tail radical SAM protein, translating to MRAPGAILLISTYELGRQPLSLASPLAALEEAGFSPAALDLAVERLDPQSVRRARLAAVAVPMHTALRLGVKAVERIRSINPACRIALYGLYARLNAASLLARGADFIIGPECEYPLLRLAHDLDRGGTGLDLEGVGTLEDIAGPPAPAVPWRRIPFVVPRRASLPPLDRYARLEHEGGTRLAGQTEASRGCLHLCRHCPIPPVYGGRFLVVPRDVVLADIRNQVAAGATHITFGDPDFLNGPGHSLAILRSARAEFPGLTFDFTAKISHLLKHRDLLPEMARLGCLFVVSAVESIDDHVLAILDKGHTRADVEAAIGLTRGAGIALRPSLVPFNPWTGLREYRDLLAFIERHDLIDHLDPVQLVIRLLLPPGSLLIGHPAMRPHLGALDPGRFTYEWSHPDPGMDRLHRELSRLVEEAAIDGEDPRLTFDRIVSRAGDRPIQARSPIVHDKGRPPRLTEPWFC from the coding sequence CTGCGCGCGCCGGGGGCGATCCTTCTGATCTCGACGTACGAGCTGGGGCGCCAACCGCTGTCCCTGGCGTCCCCCCTGGCCGCGCTCGAGGAGGCCGGGTTCTCCCCCGCCGCTCTCGACCTGGCGGTGGAGAGGCTCGATCCGCAGTCGGTCCGCCGTGCCCGGCTCGCCGCGGTGGCCGTCCCGATGCACACCGCGCTGCGGCTCGGAGTGAAGGCGGTCGAGCGGATTCGATCGATCAACCCCGCCTGCCGCATCGCCCTGTACGGCCTGTACGCCAGGCTCAATGCCGCATCCCTGCTCGCGCGCGGCGCCGATTTCATCATCGGGCCGGAATGCGAATACCCGCTCCTGCGGCTGGCGCACGATCTCGACCGCGGCGGGACGGGTCTGGACCTGGAGGGGGTGGGCACCCTGGAGGACATCGCCGGCCCGCCTGCCCCCGCCGTGCCGTGGCGGCGGATCCCCTTCGTGGTGCCGCGGCGCGCTTCCCTGCCGCCGCTCGACCGCTACGCCCGCCTCGAGCACGAGGGCGGGACGCGCCTCGCCGGCCAGACCGAGGCGAGCCGCGGCTGCCTGCATCTCTGCCGCCACTGCCCGATCCCGCCGGTCTACGGAGGCCGCTTCCTCGTGGTGCCGCGCGACGTGGTCCTGGCCGACATCCGCAACCAGGTCGCGGCCGGCGCCACGCACATCACCTTCGGCGACCCCGATTTCCTCAATGGGCCCGGTCACTCGCTCGCGATCCTCCGGTCGGCGCGGGCCGAGTTCCCCGGGCTGACCTTCGACTTCACCGCCAAGATCTCGCACCTCCTCAAGCACCGCGACCTGCTTCCGGAGATGGCGCGCCTCGGCTGCCTGTTCGTCGTCTCGGCGGTCGAGTCGATCGACGACCATGTCCTCGCCATCCTCGACAAGGGACACACGCGTGCCGACGTCGAGGCGGCGATCGGCCTGACGCGCGGCGCCGGCATCGCGCTCCGCCCGTCCCTCGTGCCGTTCAATCCCTGGACCGGCTTGCGCGAGTATCGCGACCTCCTGGCGTTCATCGAGCGGCACGACCTCATCGACCACCTCGATCCGGTGCAGCTCGTCATTCGTTTGCTCCTGCCCCCGGGATCGCTGCTCATCGGCCACCCCGCGATGCGGCCGCACCTGGGAGCGCTCGATCCCGGGAGGTTCACCTACGAGTGGTCCCACCCCGACCCGGGCATGGACCGCCTGCACCGGGAGCTGAGCCGCCTCGTCGAGGAGGCGGCGATCGACGGCGAGGACCCGCGCCTGACCTTTGACCGCATCGTCTCGCGCGCCGGGGATCGCCCTATCCAGGCCCGCTCGCCGATCGTCCACGACAAAGGGCGCCCCCCGCGCCTGACCGAGCCCTGGTTCTGCTGA
- a CDS encoding NifU family protein: MDTLGEDEVKTRIQKILDEMINPAVASHGGYVELLDVKENVAYLKLGGGCQGCGMVNVTLKQGIEATLKEEIPQLAGVIDQTDHAGGSNPYYQPAK; encoded by the coding sequence ATGGACACCCTGGGTGAAGACGAAGTCAAGACGCGGATCCAGAAGATCCTGGACGAGATGATCAATCCGGCGGTCGCCTCCCACGGCGGATACGTCGAGCTCCTGGACGTCAAGGAGAACGTCGCCTACCTCAAGCTCGGGGGGGGCTGCCAGGGATGCGGCATGGTCAACGTGACCCTGAAGCAGGGGATCGAGGCCACGCTGAAGGAGGAGATCCCCCAGCTCGCCGGAGTCATCGACCAGACCGACCATGCGGGCGGCTCCAACCCCTACTACCAGCCGGCCAAGTAG
- a CDS encoding glutathione S-transferase family protein — MLTLYRVEMSTNVERVALALAHKGLKVKSVVMPFGDRTEVRQVSGQDLVPVLVDDGKVVVDSMEIVRYLEDKFADTPPLYPKDPARRAECMVFIDWFNRVWKRPPNDMEAELTKPEGQRDLKRVERLGRAMQGYLDLFEQMLTGRDYLLGEFSAADVAAFPFVRYATIQDPNDPHLFHKILVDYQKPGKDHPRVVDWIARMDRRPRA; from the coding sequence ATGCTCACACTTTACCGCGTCGAGATGTCCACGAACGTCGAGAGGGTCGCCCTCGCCCTGGCGCACAAGGGGCTCAAGGTGAAGTCGGTCGTCATGCCGTTCGGGGACCGGACGGAAGTGCGCCAGGTCAGCGGCCAGGACCTGGTGCCGGTCCTGGTGGACGACGGCAAGGTCGTCGTCGATTCGATGGAGATCGTCCGCTACCTGGAGGACAAGTTCGCCGACACGCCGCCCCTGTACCCGAAGGACCCCGCCCGCCGGGCCGAATGCATGGTGTTCATCGACTGGTTCAACCGGGTCTGGAAGCGGCCCCCCAACGACATGGAGGCCGAGCTGACCAAGCCGGAGGGGCAGCGCGACCTCAAGCGGGTCGAGAGGCTCGGCCGGGCCATGCAGGGCTACCTCGACCTGTTCGAGCAGATGCTCACCGGGCGCGATTACCTGCTGGGAGAGTTCTCGGCCGCCGACGTCGCCGCCTTCCCGTTCGTCAGGTACGCGACCATTCAGGACCCGAACGACCCGCACCTGTTCCACAAGATCCTGGTGGACTACCAGAAGCCGGGGAAGGACCACCCGCGCGTCGTCGACTGGATCGCCCGGATGGATCGCCGCCCGCGCGCCTGA
- a CDS encoding Hsp70 family protein, with the protein MNRVFWGAAVAVVLLGIAAILLLPDELPKPRPDEPWGAARPPGGTGSPPSAGGEGPMALPGAAPGTGSAAAIPAILVVEQVSPIVGSDGSLAESLGIETARGAFTPVLPQGTRAPVMRFVTFKTSADNQREIRLHILRGLTERVAQNHDLGWVRIPGLPPGPKGTVQVTVGFRIADGAVVLGASDPTTGRGYTIETSEAPPGFPR; encoded by the coding sequence ATGAATCGTGTTTTCTGGGGTGCGGCCGTGGCGGTCGTGCTCCTCGGGATCGCTGCGATCCTGCTGCTGCCGGACGAACTGCCCAAGCCCCGCCCGGACGAACCGTGGGGTGCGGCACGGCCCCCGGGCGGGACGGGATCCCCGCCGTCCGCCGGCGGCGAGGGCCCGATGGCCCTTCCCGGCGCCGCCCCGGGAACGGGATCGGCGGCGGCGATTCCCGCCATCCTCGTCGTCGAGCAGGTGTCGCCGATCGTCGGGTCCGACGGCAGCCTGGCCGAGTCCCTCGGCATCGAAACCGCCAGGGGGGCCTTCACGCCGGTCCTGCCGCAGGGGACGCGGGCGCCGGTGATGCGCTTCGTGACCTTCAAGACCAGCGCCGACAATCAGAGGGAGATCAGGCTCCACATCCTGCGCGGCCTGACGGAGCGGGTCGCCCAGAACCATGACCTCGGGTGGGTGCGAATCCCCGGACTTCCCCCCGGGCCGAAGGGGACGGTCCAGGTCACCGTGGGGTTCCGGATCGCCGACGGCGCCGTCGTCCTGGGCGCCTCCGATCCGACCACCGGCCGCGGCTACACCATCGAGACGTCCGAGGCGCCGCCGGGGTTCCCGCGCTGA
- a CDS encoding 3'-5' exonuclease, producing MPDTVFFSVDVEASGPVPGLYNLVSIGAVPVAEAGGAWKPADDRFYVELKPIGGRFDKEAMAVHGIPRDRLEAAGIPADEAMRRLTGFVEESVRRATARAVFVGHNVGFDWSYISYYYALFGRPNPFGYKSLDIKSLAMGRLGIGWFDTGKENLEILLPSVPRLDTALVHRADYDALYQAHLLCALLNMDPVTRR from the coding sequence ATGCCGGACACCGTCTTCTTCAGCGTCGACGTGGAGGCGTCGGGGCCGGTGCCGGGGCTCTACAACCTGGTGTCGATCGGCGCCGTCCCGGTGGCCGAAGCCGGCGGGGCCTGGAAGCCGGCGGACGATCGCTTCTACGTCGAGCTCAAGCCGATCGGCGGCCGGTTCGACAAGGAGGCGATGGCGGTGCACGGCATTCCGCGCGACAGGCTCGAGGCCGCCGGGATCCCGGCCGACGAGGCGATGCGCCGGCTGACCGGGTTCGTCGAGGAGAGCGTCCGGCGCGCCACGGCGCGCGCCGTCTTCGTCGGGCATAACGTCGGCTTCGACTGGTCCTACATCAGCTATTACTACGCCCTCTTCGGCCGCCCGAACCCGTTCGGCTACAAGTCGCTCGACATCAAGTCGCTGGCGATGGGGCGCCTCGGGATCGGCTGGTTCGACACGGGCAAGGAGAACCTCGAGATCCTCCTGCCCTCGGTGCCGCGCCTGGACACGGCGCTGGTCCACAGGGCGGACTACGACGCCCTCTACCAGGCGCACCTGCTCTGCGCTCTGCTCAACATGGACCCCGTTACTCGACGATGA
- a CDS encoding site-2 protease family protein — MQALPNAGEFVVWFVVFLFTLTVHETCHALVAWLGGDSTAYHGGQVSLNPWPHIRREPVGTIVVPLLTFFTSGWMMGWASTPFDPGWGSRHPKRLAAMSAAGPAGNLLIATLSFAALRMLLARGVFVAPQRINFSRLVEPAAGTPEGSILHAVALLLSVALNLNVLLFLFNLLPLPPLDGGGIVQGLMPGTFGGLIESLRRNPVISLVGLMIAWQVFDVVYQPAFGILLRLLHPDVAYS; from the coding sequence GTGCAAGCGCTGCCGAACGCCGGAGAGTTCGTCGTCTGGTTCGTCGTGTTTCTCTTCACGCTGACGGTGCACGAGACCTGCCACGCGCTCGTCGCCTGGCTGGGAGGCGACAGCACCGCCTACCACGGCGGCCAGGTGTCCCTGAACCCCTGGCCGCACATCAGGCGGGAGCCGGTCGGCACGATCGTCGTGCCGCTGCTGACGTTTTTCACGTCCGGCTGGATGATGGGCTGGGCCTCGACCCCGTTCGACCCCGGCTGGGGGAGCCGCCACCCGAAACGCCTGGCGGCCATGTCGGCGGCCGGGCCGGCGGGGAACCTGCTCATCGCGACACTGTCGTTCGCGGCCCTCAGGATGCTCCTGGCGCGCGGCGTGTTCGTTGCGCCGCAGAGGATCAACTTCAGCCGGCTGGTGGAGCCCGCGGCCGGCACGCCGGAGGGCTCGATCCTGCACGCGGTGGCGCTGCTCCTCTCGGTGGCGCTGAACCTGAACGTGCTCCTCTTTCTGTTCAACCTGCTGCCTCTGCCCCCTCTCGATGGAGGGGGCATCGTGCAGGGCCTCATGCCGGGAACGTTCGGCGGTCTCATCGAGTCCCTGAGACGGAACCCGGTGATATCGCTGGTCGGCCTGATGATCGCCTGGCAGGTGTTCGACGTCGTCTACCAACCCGCCTTCGGTATTCTGCTGCGACTCCTGCACCCGGACGTCGCCTACAGCTAG